In Burkholderiales bacterium, a single genomic region encodes these proteins:
- a CDS encoding MmgE/PrpD family protein translates to MGTTQRMAAFISGARFEDIPTPAINLAKLCLLDAVGCAIYGTTRPLGRMMTSLVDELGGKPVSRVVGTGIQTNAVNAAMANGTLGHSEDFDDYGAGHQAVTLTPVVLALGEELRASGKQALLAYATGFDITTAVTQSMGHDHYGKGWHNTSSIGTLGSTAAAAKMLGLDEMQTRMALGIGATQASGIRANFGTMTKPFHPGNTCRAAVTAAKLAQKGYEANPDVMEHRFGYAAVYGEEMMNLSNIPRHLGNPWALMGTGREVANGISIKIWPCCGGTHGANTAMTALLRKHPIKPEDVASVDIVTTHEPSCMAPNLRWPKSGLQGKFSTWYTVSSLIVDGGKLDLSSFTDDAARRPAVQALLHKVNVTQDPETAGRPHRSLGGAHWWDVVVTLKNGERLVCPRVEANGGRGDSYGWNDREAVFDKFRMLAGNVLKASQVDAALNAIMGMEHAADVRSVVDTVIPARA, encoded by the coding sequence ATGGGCACGACTCAACGCATGGCGGCGTTCATCAGCGGCGCACGCTTCGAGGACATCCCGACACCCGCGATCAATCTCGCCAAGCTCTGCCTGCTCGACGCGGTCGGCTGCGCGATCTACGGCACGACGCGCCCGCTGGGCAGGATGATGACGAGCCTGGTCGACGAGCTCGGCGGCAAGCCGGTATCCAGAGTGGTCGGAACGGGCATCCAGACCAACGCGGTCAACGCGGCGATGGCGAACGGCACGCTCGGACACTCCGAGGACTTCGACGACTACGGCGCCGGACACCAGGCGGTGACGCTGACGCCGGTGGTGCTCGCACTCGGCGAAGAGCTGCGCGCGAGCGGCAAGCAGGCATTGCTCGCGTACGCGACCGGGTTCGACATCACCACCGCGGTGACGCAGAGCATGGGCCACGACCATTACGGCAAAGGCTGGCACAACACCTCCAGCATCGGCACGCTGGGCTCGACGGCGGCCGCGGCGAAAATGCTCGGGTTGGATGAAATGCAAACGCGCATGGCGCTGGGCATCGGCGCGACGCAAGCATCGGGCATACGCGCCAACTTCGGCACCATGACCAAGCCGTTCCATCCCGGCAACACCTGCCGCGCGGCGGTCACCGCCGCGAAGCTCGCGCAGAAAGGGTACGAGGCGAATCCGGACGTCATGGAGCATCGCTTCGGCTACGCGGCGGTGTACGGCGAGGAGATGATGAACCTTTCCAACATCCCCCGGCATCTGGGCAATCCGTGGGCGCTGATGGGCACCGGGCGCGAGGTCGCGAACGGCATCTCGATCAAGATCTGGCCGTGCTGCGGCGGCACGCACGGCGCCAACACCGCGATGACCGCGCTGCTCAGGAAGCACCCGATCAAGCCGGAAGACGTGGCGTCGGTCGACATCGTCACGACCCACGAGCCCTCGTGCATGGCGCCCAACCTGCGCTGGCCGAAGAGCGGCCTCCAGGGCAAGTTCTCCACGTGGTACACGGTGTCGTCGCTGATCGTCGACGGCGGCAAGCTCGATCTGTCGAGCTTCACCGACGACGCCGCGCGGCGGCCCGCGGTGCAGGCGCTGCTGCACAAGGTGAACGTCACGCAGGATCCCGAGACCGCAGGCCGGCCGCATCGCTCGCTCGGCGGCGCGCACTGGTGGGACGTCGTGGTGACGCTCAAGAACGGCGAGCGCCTCGTCTGCCCGCGCGTCGAGGCGAACGGCGGCCGCGGCGATTCGTACGGCTGGAACGACCGCGAAGCGGTGTTCGACAAGTTCAGGATGCTCGCGGGCAACGTGCTCAAGGCCTCGCAGGTGGATGCGGCACTGAACGCGATCATGGGCATGGAGCACGCCGCCGATGTGCGGAGCGTCGTCGACACCGTGATCCCGGCGCGCGCATGA
- a CDS encoding M20 family metallopeptidase, protein MSREAAVSRATRHFDQGEFIEDLARRVAIHTESQVPESRRHLDTYLKDEIAPAFERMGFTVDILPNPAGEFGPILIAERIEDAKLPTVLSYGHGDVIRGLAEQWREGLSPWVLKQEGERYYGRGSADNKGQHSINMAALACVLAERGKLGFNSKFILETGEELSSPGLRAFCEQYRDRLKADVLIASDGPRLSAERPTIYLGSRGSLNMNFAVELREGAHHSGNWGGLLANPGVILAHALASIVTREGKVLVRDLLPDRIPDSVRAALAECAPQPGEDEPQIDECWGEPGLSPAEKVYAWNTFEILAFRTGNPDNPVNAIPGKATATCQIRFVAGCDPQSFIPTIRRHLDANGFGMVQVGMARKSFMQATRLDPDHEWVRWAAESIRRTLGVKPAILPNIGGSLPNDCFAETLGLPTIWVPHSYAGCSQHAPNEHVLGPILREGLQMMTGLFWDLAEEKPR, encoded by the coding sequence ATGAGTCGCGAAGCAGCGGTCTCGCGCGCGACGCGACATTTCGACCAAGGCGAGTTCATCGAGGACCTGGCGCGTCGCGTCGCCATACACACCGAAAGCCAGGTCCCCGAAAGCCGTCGGCATCTGGACACCTATCTGAAGGACGAGATCGCCCCGGCGTTCGAGCGCATGGGGTTTACCGTCGACATCCTGCCGAACCCGGCGGGTGAGTTCGGGCCGATCCTGATCGCCGAGCGCATCGAGGATGCGAAGCTGCCGACGGTGCTCTCGTACGGTCACGGCGACGTGATCCGCGGCCTGGCCGAGCAGTGGCGCGAAGGGCTCTCGCCCTGGGTGCTTAAACAGGAAGGCGAGCGTTATTACGGGCGCGGCTCCGCCGACAACAAGGGCCAGCACTCGATCAACATGGCTGCGCTCGCGTGCGTGCTCGCCGAGCGCGGCAAGCTCGGCTTCAACTCGAAGTTCATCCTGGAGACCGGCGAGGAGCTGAGCTCACCCGGTTTGCGCGCGTTCTGCGAGCAGTATCGCGATCGTCTCAAAGCCGACGTGCTGATCGCGTCGGACGGCCCGCGCCTCTCCGCGGAGCGTCCGACGATCTACCTGGGCTCGCGCGGCTCGCTCAACATGAATTTCGCGGTCGAGCTGCGCGAGGGCGCACATCACTCGGGCAACTGGGGCGGGCTGCTGGCGAATCCGGGCGTGATCCTCGCGCACGCGCTCGCGAGCATCGTCACGCGCGAAGGCAAGGTGCTCGTCCGCGATCTGCTGCCGGATCGCATTCCCGATTCGGTGCGTGCGGCGCTGGCCGAGTGCGCGCCGCAGCCGGGCGAAGACGAGCCGCAGATCGACGAGTGCTGGGGCGAGCCGGGGCTGTCGCCCGCCGAGAAGGTGTACGCGTGGAACACCTTCGAGATCCTCGCGTTCCGCACCGGCAATCCGGACAACCCGGTCAACGCCATTCCGGGCAAGGCGACCGCGACCTGCCAGATCCGTTTCGTGGCAGGGTGCGATCCCCAGAGCTTCATCCCGACGATACGCCGCCATCTCGACGCGAACGGTTTCGGGATGGTGCAAGTGGGGATGGCGCGCAAGAGCTTCATGCAGGCGACGCGGCTCGACCCCGATCACGAATGGGTGCGCTGGGCCGCGGAGTCGATCCGCCGCACGCTCGGCGTGAAGCCGGCGATCCTGCCGAACATCGGCGGCTCGCTGCCCAACGACTGCTTCGCCGAAACGCTGGGCCTGCCGACGATCTGGGTGCCGCATTCCTATGCGGGATGCTCGCAGCACGCGCCCAACGAGCACGTGCTGGGCCCCATCCTGCGCGAAGGCCTGCAGATGATGACGGGGTTGTTCTGGGATCTTGCGGAAGAAAAGCCTCGGTAA
- a CDS encoding aspartate aminotransferase family protein, translating to MNDSEMIKHLWTHKTQDHPVLSDEELMIERGEGVYVWTRTGKKLLDAFAGLAVVHVGHGRTEIADAIREQACKLAYYPTTRQFSNPPAAELATKLAALTPGDLKYTFFAVSGAEANERSIQIARQYWLQKKRPRKYKIISLQGGYHGGTIGMFGFGGSPDQTKPYEPYQWSGFTRVPVPYPFWNRGSGTDEDLVRRCADKLADAIREADPETVAAVIVEPVLSAGGSIIPPLGWLARVRDICDDLDVLMIADEVITGFGRTGKWFGVQHEDVVPDLMSLAKGITSGYLPLSASIARAKIADAFDEKSFEENVHAGTYCGHPTSCAAALANLAIIERENLVENSERMGARLHAKLEELVGGLPIVGEVRSRGLMVAMEFTDPKDRTRPLNPKLVGSLNMRAWKRGAIAPAKGSVLRVAPPLSINAAEVDELAQILADSIREVQDEVSAAVAV from the coding sequence ATGAACGATTCCGAAATGATCAAGCACCTGTGGACCCACAAGACGCAGGACCACCCTGTGCTTTCCGACGAAGAGCTCATGATCGAGCGCGGCGAAGGCGTCTACGTCTGGACGCGCACCGGCAAAAAGCTGCTCGACGCCTTCGCCGGCCTGGCCGTCGTGCACGTCGGTCACGGCCGCACCGAGATCGCCGACGCGATACGCGAGCAGGCGTGCAAGCTCGCCTACTATCCGACCACGCGCCAGTTCTCGAATCCGCCGGCGGCGGAGCTCGCGACCAAGCTCGCGGCGCTGACGCCGGGCGATCTGAAGTACACGTTCTTCGCCGTCAGCGGCGCCGAAGCGAACGAGCGCTCGATCCAGATCGCGCGCCAGTACTGGCTCCAGAAGAAGCGGCCGCGTAAATACAAGATCATCTCGCTGCAGGGCGGCTATCACGGCGGCACGATCGGCATGTTCGGCTTCGGCGGCAGTCCGGATCAGACCAAGCCGTACGAGCCTTACCAGTGGAGCGGCTTCACGCGGGTGCCGGTGCCCTACCCGTTCTGGAATCGCGGCAGCGGCACCGACGAAGACCTGGTGAGACGCTGCGCCGACAAGCTCGCCGACGCGATACGCGAGGCGGATCCCGAGACCGTCGCGGCGGTGATCGTCGAGCCGGTGCTGTCCGCGGGCGGCTCGATCATTCCGCCGCTCGGCTGGCTCGCGCGCGTGCGAGACATCTGCGACGACCTCGACGTGCTGATGATCGCCGACGAAGTCATCACCGGCTTCGGCCGCACCGGCAAATGGTTCGGCGTTCAGCACGAGGACGTGGTGCCCGACCTGATGTCGCTCGCGAAAGGCATCACCTCGGGGTACCTGCCGCTCTCCGCGTCGATCGCGCGCGCCAAGATCGCCGATGCGTTCGACGAGAAGAGCTTTGAAGAGAACGTGCACGCCGGCACGTACTGCGGCCATCCGACCTCATGCGCGGCGGCGCTCGCGAACCTCGCGATCATCGAGCGCGAGAACCTCGTCGAGAACTCAGAGCGCATGGGGGCGCGGCTGCACGCGAAGCTGGAAGAGCTCGTCGGCGGCCTGCCGATCGTCGGCGAAGTGCGCTCGCGCGGCCTGATGGTCGCGATGGAGTTCACCGATCCCAAGGACCGCACCCGTCCGCTGAACCCGAAGCTCGTCGGCAGCCTCAACATGCGCGCGTGGAAGCGCGGCGCGATCGCGCCGGCCAAGGGCAGCGTGCTGCGCGTCGCGCCGCCGCTGTCGATCAATGCGGCCGAAGTCGACGAGCTCGCGCAGATCCTCGCGGACTCGATTCGAGAGGTGCAGGACGAAGTGTCGGCGGCTGTCGCCGTCTAG
- a CDS encoding tripartite tricarboxylate transporter substrate binding protein produces the protein MLTFTAAMLASNVSIANAADAPPAYPNKPVRMIVAFAPGGSSDVVARVMAQHLTTMWGQQVVVDNRPGASGMLGHEIGARAPADGYTIMLTSIGPLAVNPILYKKAGYDPLKSFTPVTLTVSLLNALVVHPSVPATSVKELIAYARARPTQITYGSSGIGGAGHLAGELFSSMAGVKLTHVPYKGGALAMIDLVGGQIQAIFSTLVTALPHMKTGKIRGLAVTTKERAPMAPELPTIAEAALPGFEANNWDGMLFPASTPRAIVTKVNRDTGRVLNLPEVRDFLSAQGALPTPSTPEAFSKYLQSEIDKWRVVVQRAGIRAE, from the coding sequence ATGTTGACCTTCACCGCGGCCATGCTCGCCTCCAACGTAAGCATCGCCAACGCCGCCGACGCCCCTCCCGCGTATCCAAACAAGCCGGTGCGCATGATCGTCGCCTTCGCCCCCGGCGGCTCGTCGGACGTCGTGGCGCGCGTGATGGCTCAGCATCTGACGACGATGTGGGGCCAGCAGGTGGTGGTGGACAACCGTCCCGGCGCGAGCGGCATGCTCGGGCACGAGATCGGCGCGCGTGCGCCGGCGGACGGCTACACCATCATGCTCACGTCGATCGGCCCGCTTGCCGTCAACCCGATCCTCTACAAGAAGGCGGGCTACGATCCCCTGAAGAGCTTCACCCCGGTGACGCTCACGGTATCGCTGCTCAACGCGCTCGTCGTCCATCCTTCGGTGCCCGCGACCAGCGTCAAAGAGCTCATCGCGTATGCCAGGGCGCGGCCCACCCAGATCACCTACGGCTCCTCGGGCATCGGCGGCGCGGGACATCTCGCGGGCGAGCTTTTCTCTTCGATGGCCGGCGTCAAGCTCACGCACGTGCCGTACAAAGGCGGCGCGCTGGCGATGATCGATCTCGTCGGCGGGCAGATCCAGGCGATCTTTTCCACGCTGGTCACCGCGCTTCCGCACATGAAGACCGGCAAGATCCGCGGGCTCGCGGTCACGACGAAGGAGCGCGCGCCGATGGCGCCGGAGCTGCCGACGATCGCCGAAGCGGCATTGCCGGGGTTCGAGGCGAACAACTGGGACGGCATGCTGTTCCCGGCATCGACGCCGCGGGCCATCGTCACCAAAGTGAATCGCGACACCGGGCGCGTGCTGAACCTGCCCGAAGTGCGCGACTTTCTGTCCGCGCAGGGGGCGCTGCCGACACCGAGCACGCCCGAAGCGTTTTCGAAGTATCTTCAATCCGAGATCGACAAGTGGCGCGTCGTCGTGCAGCGCGCCGGCATCCGGGCCGAATAG
- a CDS encoding hydantoinase/carbamoylase family amidase produces MDASTLRAAVDAAMPLAVELFDTLRKETADGAGVSRESYGAGEQLAHDLLTKTARALDLETRVDFAGNLYLTLPGRDRSAPGWITGSHLDSVPMGGNYDGAAGVIAGIVVQAALRRSGEQPPRDITVVGIRAEEASSWYEGSHNGHLGSRAALGMLPAKELHAAVNSRSRRTLAQHIAEAGFDVDAIAAQRVALDRGRYAGYVELHIEQGPVLENRAYPVGIVTAIRGSARLRSARCIGEYTHSGAVPHEYRSDTVLATAELCHRLDLAWEEVRNAGGDLVYTVGKLYTDPKAHALTKVPGETSFTIDLRSQSQVTLDAMMARTRELADEIGQRRRVRFELGEWNLQEPSVMDEGLRGVLAREARVLGLEPLALPSGAGHDAQDFERADYPAAMIFVRNAHGSHNPFEAMDIADFALGTQLLARFLTA; encoded by the coding sequence ATGGACGCGTCCACACTGCGCGCGGCTGTCGACGCCGCGATGCCGCTCGCGGTCGAGCTTTTCGACACCCTGCGCAAGGAGACCGCCGACGGCGCGGGCGTGAGCCGCGAGTCCTACGGCGCCGGCGAGCAGCTCGCTCACGACCTTCTCACCAAGACCGCGCGAGCGCTCGACCTCGAGACGCGCGTCGATTTCGCCGGAAACCTCTACCTGACGTTGCCCGGCCGCGACCGCTCGGCGCCGGGCTGGATCACCGGGTCGCACCTCGACTCGGTGCCCATGGGCGGCAACTACGACGGCGCGGCCGGCGTGATCGCCGGCATCGTCGTGCAGGCAGCGCTGAGGCGATCGGGCGAGCAGCCGCCGCGCGACATCACCGTCGTGGGCATCCGCGCCGAGGAAGCGAGCAGCTGGTACGAAGGCAGCCACAACGGCCACCTCGGCAGCCGCGCCGCGCTCGGCATGCTGCCGGCGAAAGAGCTGCATGCCGCCGTCAACAGCCGCAGCCGGCGGACGCTGGCTCAGCACATCGCCGAAGCGGGATTCGATGTCGATGCGATCGCTGCACAGCGGGTCGCTCTGGATCGCGGCCGTTACGCAGGCTACGTCGAGCTGCACATCGAGCAGGGTCCGGTGCTCGAGAATCGCGCGTATCCCGTCGGCATCGTCACCGCCATCCGCGGGTCGGCGCGGCTGCGCAGCGCACGCTGCATCGGCGAGTACACCCACTCGGGCGCGGTGCCTCACGAATATCGCAGCGACACCGTGCTCGCGACCGCGGAGCTCTGCCATCGGCTCGATCTCGCATGGGAAGAGGTGCGCAACGCGGGCGGCGATCTCGTGTACACCGTGGGGAAGCTCTATACCGACCCCAAAGCCCATGCGCTCACCAAAGTGCCCGGCGAGACGAGCTTCACGATCGACCTGCGCAGCCAGTCGCAGGTCACGCTCGATGCGATGATGGCGCGCACGCGCGAATTGGCGGACGAGATCGGCCAACGACGCCGCGTGCGCTTCGAGCTCGGCGAATGGAATCTCCAGGAGCCGTCGGTGATGGACGAAGGTCTGCGTGGCGTGCTCGCGCGCGAAGCACGAGTGCTCGGCCTGGAGCCGCTCGCGCTGCCGAGCGGCGCCGGCCACGACGCGCAGGATTTCGAGCGCGCGGACTACCCCGCGGCGATGATCTTCGTGCGCAACGCGCACGGCAGCCACAACCCGTTCGAGGCGATGGACATCGCCGACTTCGCCCTCGGCACGCAGTTGCTTGCGCGGTTTCTGACGGCTTGA
- a CDS encoding MmgE/PrpD family protein yields MNEPVPHAITEIHHELTVKLIEHTREATAGELPADVSELARQCVLDWIGVAIGGCDDHLPHILLEEARAEGGEPVATVVGHAARVTASQAALINGASSHVLDYDDVNLSLNGHPSAAILPGLLALAESRGASGRELIAAFVNGYELGARVGLLVAPGHYARGYHATCTVGSLGAAAACARLLGLDVERTAHAVGIAATQAGGLKSMFGTECKPFHAGVAAHNGLRAARLAAAGMIARGDILECRQGFAAVMSPDFHPETALADPARFYLRDNLFKYHASCYGTHASIEGVRQLREKNGLRPQDVERVKLRVDKGADAMCNIPNPRTALEAKFSLRFMTAAALAGEDTSDLGFFTDERTAEPALCALRDKVSVDFATDRPKMVADVVVETKDGRTLRATLDSGVPGNDVAEQGRRLVAKFERLVEPALGSERCAKLKRLVQDLERTPVAELMAACGKV; encoded by the coding sequence ATGAACGAACCCGTCCCGCACGCGATCACCGAGATCCACCACGAGCTCACGGTCAAGCTCATCGAGCACACGCGGGAAGCGACCGCGGGCGAGCTGCCGGCCGACGTGAGCGAGCTCGCGAGGCAATGCGTGCTCGACTGGATCGGCGTCGCCATCGGCGGCTGCGACGATCACCTGCCGCACATCCTGCTCGAGGAAGCTCGAGCCGAAGGCGGCGAGCCTGTCGCAACGGTCGTCGGTCATGCCGCACGCGTGACGGCGTCACAGGCCGCGCTCATCAACGGCGCGTCCTCGCACGTGCTGGATTACGACGACGTCAACCTGAGCCTGAACGGCCATCCCAGCGCCGCGATCCTGCCGGGGCTGCTGGCGCTCGCCGAAAGCCGGGGCGCGTCGGGCCGCGAGCTGATCGCAGCCTTCGTCAATGGTTACGAGCTCGGCGCGCGCGTCGGCCTGCTGGTGGCGCCCGGCCACTATGCGCGCGGCTATCACGCGACGTGCACCGTCGGCTCGCTCGGTGCGGCCGCGGCGTGCGCCCGGCTGCTCGGGCTGGACGTCGAGCGCACCGCGCACGCGGTGGGCATCGCCGCGACGCAGGCCGGCGGACTGAAGTCGATGTTCGGCACCGAGTGCAAACCGTTCCACGCCGGCGTCGCCGCGCACAACGGGCTGCGCGCGGCGCGGCTTGCCGCGGCCGGCATGATCGCGCGCGGCGACATCCTCGAATGCCGCCAGGGTTTCGCGGCGGTGATGAGCCCCGATTTCCATCCGGAGACCGCGCTGGCCGATCCCGCGCGCTTCTATCTTCGCGACAATCTCTTCAAGTACCACGCGTCGTGCTACGGCACGCACGCCTCGATCGAAGGCGTGCGGCAGCTGCGCGAGAAGAACGGGCTGCGACCGCAGGACGTCGAGCGCGTGAAGCTGAGAGTCGACAAAGGTGCGGACGCGATGTGCAACATCCCGAACCCCCGCACCGCGCTGGAAGCGAAGTTCTCCTTACGCTTCATGACGGCGGCGGCGCTGGCGGGCGAGGATACGTCCGACCTCGGGTTCTTTACCGACGAGCGCACCGCCGAGCCCGCGCTGTGTGCGCTGCGGGACAAGGTCTCGGTCGATTTCGCGACCGACCGCCCGAAGATGGTGGCCGACGTGGTCGTCGAGACCAAGGACGGCCGCACGCTGCGCGCGACCCTGGATTCCGGCGTCCCGGGGAACGACGTCGCGGAGCAGGGCCGGCGGCTCGTCGCCAAGTTCGAGCGCCTCGTCGAGCCTGCGCTGGGAAGCGAGCGCTGCGCGAAGCTGAAGCGCCTCGTCCAGGACCTCGAGCGCACGCCGGTGGCCGAGCTCATGGCGGCGTGCGGCAAGGTCTGA
- a CDS encoding polysaccharide deacetylase family protein, with product MQPADYGPFRYSPINRREKWRWPNGAQLAIWIIPNLEFFSLKTPLAGHPWEKASDHKAPSVRAWGQRDYGNRVGIFRMMDVLDRHGIRATAATNTDICDFHPEIIEDAVRLGWEFIGHNKTNSTRLTALEAGQERALIRQCTQRLTQAAGKRPVGWLGSGLAETWNTLDYLAEEGYLYVSDWVNDDQPYRMNAGDKELVYLPYSYEVNDSGQVHYRFATGDEFGQIVRNTFDVLYAEGADSARVMAICLHPFMTGVPHRIGALDKALAYIKGHDRVWFATGEEIVRAYRESKASI from the coding sequence ATGCAACCCGCAGACTACGGTCCGTTTCGGTACAGTCCGATCAACCGCCGAGAAAAGTGGCGCTGGCCCAACGGCGCGCAGCTCGCGATCTGGATCATCCCCAACCTCGAATTCTTTTCGCTGAAGACGCCGCTCGCGGGACATCCGTGGGAGAAGGCGAGTGACCACAAAGCGCCGAGCGTGCGGGCGTGGGGCCAGCGCGACTACGGCAACCGCGTGGGCATCTTCAGGATGATGGACGTGCTCGACAGGCACGGCATACGCGCGACCGCCGCGACCAACACCGATATCTGCGACTTCCATCCCGAGATCATCGAGGACGCGGTCAGGCTCGGCTGGGAATTCATCGGGCACAACAAGACGAACAGCACGCGGCTGACCGCGCTGGAGGCGGGGCAGGAACGCGCGCTCATCCGTCAGTGCACGCAGCGCCTCACGCAGGCGGCGGGCAAGCGCCCGGTCGGCTGGCTCGGCTCGGGCCTCGCCGAGACGTGGAACACGCTCGATTACCTGGCCGAGGAAGGCTATCTCTACGTCTCGGACTGGGTGAACGACGACCAGCCGTACCGCATGAACGCCGGTGACAAGGAGCTCGTCTACCTGCCGTACTCCTACGAGGTCAACGACTCGGGCCAGGTCCACTATCGCTTTGCGACCGGCGACGAGTTCGGCCAGATCGTCCGCAACACCTTCGATGTGCTGTACGCGGAAGGCGCCGATTCGGCGCGCGTGATGGCGATCTGCCTGCATCCCTTCATGACCGGCGTGCCGCATCGCATCGGCGCGCTCGACAAGGCGCTCGCCTATATCAAAGGCCACGACCGCGTGTGGTTCGCGACGGGCGAGGAGATCGTGCGCGCTTACAGAGAGTCGAAGGCTTCGATCTGA
- a CDS encoding CHAT domain-containing protein, whose amino-acid sequence MKIAIIGLALFAALACGARAAETPPPRELLEKAESVQRLGHRNQALEYLEEARLRAEAGDDAALTAAVHGALGKAYLLRGRADEARALLTQSLNEAQRLNAKTLEAAVLNDLGNLAAVEGKPQDALARYERSLETARASNDSSAAARAASNIAYLQADQKDNARAVEALAVLEREIARIAEPRDKALALLSAGELLGRLFEATRDRALLERSFRAHQEALRIAEKTRDLRALSLARGGLARLYHLDGRGDEASRLTSLALASAQTADAADLQYRWHWLAARVLLAQGKTDEALASYRRAVQRFQTVRVDLIQELNASRTSYRDTVGPLFIELADLLLKRARNEADPQKTLGEVREVVEQFRSVELEDYFKDECVAQLQARRRAIETVAADTAVLYPVFLPDRTEMLVSVAGRVKQITIPITATALTEEIHTFRSLLEKRTTNQFLPHAQRLYGWLFRPIEPELAGGQVTTVVLIPDGALRSVPMAALHDGKQFLVSRYAFAVAPGLSLLEPRPLDTKESRVLLSGLSESVQQFPALPAVTGELDAIQRLTQAKTLRNAQFSENAFEKELKALPYSVVHIASHGQFDSDPKKSFLLTYDGKITMDDLERYLKATRFRDDPVELLTLSACRTAAGDDRAALGLAGVAIKAGARSAVATLWFVSDQASSDLVTRFYQLLRTTQMSKVVALQTAQQEMLKDARYRHPSYWAPFLLIGNWL is encoded by the coding sequence ATGAAGATCGCGATCATCGGGCTTGCCCTCTTCGCGGCGCTTGCCTGCGGGGCCCGTGCCGCCGAAACGCCGCCGCCGCGCGAGCTGCTCGAGAAAGCCGAGTCGGTGCAGCGCCTCGGCCATCGCAACCAGGCGCTCGAATACCTCGAGGAGGCGCGCCTGCGCGCCGAGGCCGGCGACGATGCGGCGCTGACCGCCGCGGTGCACGGCGCGCTCGGTAAGGCGTATCTGCTGCGCGGCCGCGCCGACGAGGCGCGCGCCCTCCTCACGCAGTCGCTGAACGAAGCGCAGCGCCTGAACGCGAAGACCCTCGAAGCCGCGGTGCTCAACGATCTCGGCAATCTCGCCGCGGTCGAAGGCAAACCGCAGGACGCGCTGGCGCGCTACGAGCGCAGCCTCGAGACCGCGCGAGCGTCGAACGACTCTTCCGCCGCTGCGCGCGCCGCCTCGAACATCGCCTACCTGCAGGCCGATCAGAAGGACAACGCGCGCGCCGTCGAAGCGCTCGCGGTGCTCGAGCGCGAGATCGCCCGCATCGCCGAGCCTCGCGACAAGGCGCTCGCGCTGCTGTCTGCGGGCGAATTGCTCGGGCGGCTGTTCGAGGCCACGCGCGACCGCGCGCTGCTCGAACGCAGCTTCCGCGCACACCAGGAAGCGCTGAGGATCGCCGAGAAGACGCGCGATCTGCGCGCCCTCTCGCTCGCGCGCGGCGGGCTCGCGCGGCTCTATCACCTCGACGGCCGCGGCGACGAAGCGTCGCGTCTCACCTCGCTCGCCCTCGCATCGGCGCAGACGGCGGACGCCGCGGACCTGCAATATCGCTGGCACTGGCTCGCGGCGCGCGTGCTGCTCGCGCAAGGCAAGACCGACGAAGCGCTGGCGTCGTATCGCCGCGCGGTGCAGCGCTTCCAGACGGTGCGCGTCGATCTCATCCAGGAGCTCAACGCCTCGCGCACGTCTTATCGCGATACCGTGGGCCCGCTCTTCATCGAGCTCGCGGACCTGCTGCTCAAACGCGCGCGCAACGAAGCCGATCCGCAGAAGACGCTCGGCGAGGTGCGCGAAGTCGTCGAGCAATTCCGCTCGGTCGAGCTCGAGGACTACTTCAAGGACGAATGCGTCGCCCAGCTCCAGGCGCGACGGCGTGCGATCGAGACCGTCGCCGCCGACACCGCGGTGCTCTATCCGGTTTTCCTGCCCGACCGCACCGAGATGCTGGTATCGGTGGCAGGCCGCGTGAAGCAGATCACCATCCCGATCACCGCGACCGCCCTCACCGAAGAGATTCACACGTTCCGGTCGCTCCTGGAAAAGCGCACGACCAACCAGTTCCTGCCGCACGCACAGCGTCTCTACGGCTGGCTGTTCCGGCCGATCGAGCCCGAGCTTGCGGGCGGCCAGGTGACGACCGTCGTGCTGATCCCCGACGGCGCTCTGCGCAGCGTGCCGATGGCGGCGCTGCACGACGGCAAGCAGTTCCTGGTCAGCCGCTACGCGTTCGCGGTCGCGCCGGGGCTGTCGCTCCTCGAGCCACGGCCCCTCGACACCAAGGAATCGCGCGTGCTGCTCTCCGGTCTCTCCGAGAGCGTTCAGCAGTTCCCCGCGCTGCCGGCGGTCACCGGCGAGCTCGACGCCATCCAGCGCCTGACGCAGGCCAAGACCCTGCGCAACGCGCAGTTCAGCGAGAACGCGTTCGAGAAAGAGCTGAAGGCGCTGCCGTATTCGGTCGTGCACATCGCGTCGCACGGCCAGTTCGACAGCGATCCGAAGAAGAGCTTCCTGCTCACCTACGACGGGAAGATCACCATGGACGACCTCGAGCGCTATCTCAAGGCCACGCGCTTCCGCGACGATCCCGTCGAGCTGCTCACGCTGTCCGCGTGCCGCACCGCGGCCGGAGACGACCGCGCGGCGCTCGGCCTGGCCGGGGTCGCCATCAAGGCGGGCGCGCGCAGCGCGGTCGCGACGCTGTGGTTCGTGAGCGACCAGGCGTCCAGCGATCTGGTGACGCGCTTCTATCAGCTCCTGCGCACGACGCAGATGTCGAAAGTCGTCGCGCTGCAGACCGCGCAGCAGGAAATGCTCAAGGACGCGCGTTACCGCCACCCCAGTTACTGGGCGCCGTTCCTCCTCATCGGCAACTGGCTCTGA